In one Natronosalvus amylolyticus genomic region, the following are encoded:
- the ftsZ gene encoding cell division protein FtsZ produces the protein MQDIVQDALENAEAEARDMDAALDDDDEFGDPRIVIIGCGGAGNNTINRLYNIGVEGADTIAINTDKQHLKMIEADTKILVGKSLTNGLGAGGDPDMGERATEMAQGTIKDVLGDADLVFVTAGMGGGTGTGAAPVAAKIAKEQGAIVVGMVSTPFNVERARTVKAEEGLERLREQADSIIVLDNNRLLDYVPNLPIGKAFSVMDQIIAETVKGISETITQPSLINLDYADMSTIMNQGGVAVMLVGETQDKNKTEEVVRDAMNHPLLDVDYRGASGGLVHITGGPDLTLKEAEGIADNITERLEASANVIWGARIQENYKGKVRVMAIMTGVQSAQVLGPSTQKQADKSRASIEGLSDADFDASTNVEGTSQTQTGRGSGYGAQSDGGRDQLERNNGVDVIR, from the coding sequence ATGCAGGATATTGTCCAGGACGCACTCGAAAACGCGGAAGCAGAGGCTCGAGACATGGATGCCGCACTCGACGATGACGACGAGTTCGGCGATCCTCGAATCGTCATCATCGGGTGTGGTGGTGCCGGGAACAACACGATCAACCGGCTCTATAACATCGGTGTCGAAGGCGCAGATACCATCGCCATCAACACCGACAAACAGCATCTGAAAATGATCGAAGCCGACACGAAGATTCTGGTCGGCAAATCGCTCACCAACGGCCTCGGTGCCGGTGGCGATCCGGATATGGGCGAGCGAGCGACCGAGATGGCCCAGGGAACGATCAAAGACGTTCTCGGCGACGCCGACCTCGTGTTCGTGACGGCTGGCATGGGTGGCGGAACCGGCACGGGTGCCGCTCCCGTTGCCGCCAAGATCGCCAAAGAACAGGGCGCAATCGTCGTCGGCATGGTTTCGACGCCGTTCAACGTCGAGCGTGCCCGGACGGTCAAAGCTGAGGAGGGCCTCGAGCGACTGCGCGAGCAGGCCGACTCGATCATCGTTCTCGATAACAACCGACTGCTCGATTACGTCCCGAATCTGCCAATCGGTAAAGCGTTCTCGGTGATGGATCAGATCATCGCCGAAACGGTCAAAGGTATCTCCGAGACGATCACCCAGCCCTCGCTGATCAACCTGGACTACGCCGACATGTCCACGATTATGAATCAGGGTGGCGTCGCGGTGATGCTCGTCGGCGAGACCCAGGATAAGAACAAAACCGAGGAAGTCGTTCGCGATGCGATGAACCATCCGTTGCTCGACGTCGACTATCGCGGTGCCTCGGGCGGACTCGTTCACATTACTGGCGGTCCGGATCTTACCCTGAAAGAGGCCGAAGGAATCGCAGACAACATCACCGAGCGCCTCGAGGCCAGTGCAAACGTCATCTGGGGGGCCCGGATCCAGGAGAACTACAAGGGCAAGGTCCGCGTGATGGCTATCATGACGGGCGTCCAGAGCGCACAGGTCCTCGGTCCGAGTACGCAAAAACAGGCCGACAAATCGCGTGCCAGCATTGAGGGGCTGAGTGATGCGGACTTCGACGCAAGCACAAACGTCGAAGGAACGAGCCAGACCCAGACGGGTCGAGGATCCGGCTACGGCGCACAGAGCGACGGTGGCCGCGACCAGCTCGAGCGCAACAACGGCGTCGACGTCATCAGATAA
- a CDS encoding plasmid pRiA4b ORF-3 family protein, which translates to MTAYRFRVKLEWDPTSLWRDIVVGEDRTLAEFQAIINESMGLNQAHL; encoded by the coding sequence ATGACTGCCTATCGCTTCCGTGTCAAACTCGAGTGGGATCCGACTTCGTTGTGGCGCGATATCGTCGTCGGAGAGGACCGAACACTTGCAGAGTTCCAGGCGATAATCAACGAGTCAATGGGACTCAACCAGGCCCATCTGTAG
- a CDS encoding double zinc ribbon domain-containing protein — MGKITFRADDELVAELEAFDASKSEVMREALRTYLDAHAADGVADSHSDVATQSRAREDSLDALIETRIDSLLAERFEGSHVGNRPREGGQDVNVTIALEGVSEHARLQHQDQSAVDAKQDGAHTGVRTNANEASSSAPGRHSVGSVNGENSGESHTHSRDQSEPARACGQCGSALGADHVFCPNCGEKASHRLFCECGDEIRSDWSFCPSCGRRTPAADVLESDGV; from the coding sequence ATGGGTAAAATAACGTTCCGCGCGGATGACGAACTCGTCGCCGAACTCGAGGCGTTCGACGCCTCGAAAAGCGAGGTCATGCGCGAGGCACTCCGGACGTATCTCGATGCGCACGCGGCAGACGGTGTCGCCGATTCTCACAGCGACGTCGCTACCCAGAGCCGTGCGCGCGAGGACAGTCTCGATGCCCTGATCGAAACCCGAATCGACAGCCTACTCGCCGAGCGGTTCGAGGGCAGTCACGTCGGAAATCGGCCCCGAGAGGGCGGCCAGGATGTCAACGTCACGATTGCACTCGAAGGAGTGTCTGAGCACGCACGCCTACAGCACCAAGATCAGTCTGCAGTCGACGCCAAGCAGGACGGTGCCCACACTGGTGTTCGAACCAACGCGAACGAGGCCTCGAGTTCGGCTCCTGGTCGACACAGCGTGGGATCCGTAAACGGGGAAAACTCCGGTGAAAGCCACACTCACTCGAGAGACCAGAGCGAACCAGCTCGTGCCTGTGGACAGTGTGGATCGGCCCTCGGCGCTGATCACGTGTTCTGTCCGAACTGTGGAGAGAAAGCGTCACACCGGTTGTTCTGTGAGTGTGGTGACGAGATCAGGTCCGACTGGTCGTTCTGTCCGAGCTGTGGCCGCCGAACGCCCGCAGCGGACGTCCTCGAGTCCGACGGCGTGTGA
- a CDS encoding 30S ribosomal protein S24e, translated as MEVDIISEDENPMLHRTDVTFELVHEEATPSRLQVRDSLAAKLNKDADEVVIRKLDTKFGMRKTVGYAKVYETSAHATEVEQDHMLDRNKIVSEEADAEAEEA; from the coding sequence ATGGAAGTCGACATCATCTCCGAAGACGAGAATCCGATGTTGCACCGCACGGACGTCACGTTCGAACTGGTCCACGAGGAGGCTACGCCCTCTCGGCTCCAGGTTCGTGACAGTCTCGCCGCCAAACTGAACAAGGACGCCGACGAGGTCGTCATCCGGAAACTCGACACCAAATTCGGCATGCGCAAAACCGTCGGCTACGCGAAAGTCTACGAGACGTCTGCCCACGCGACCGAAGTCGAACAGGACCACATGCTCGACCGCAACAAGATCGTCAGCGAAGAAGCAGACGCCGAGGCGGAGGAGGCCTGA
- a CDS encoding 30S ribosomal protein S27ae: MAHYEIYADDGTAQRDACPRCGDTFLADHGDRKHCGKCGYTEWE; encoded by the coding sequence ATGGCACACTACGAAATCTACGCCGACGACGGTACGGCCCAGCGCGACGCCTGCCCACGGTGTGGCGACACCTTCCTCGCCGACCACGGCGACCGCAAACACTGTGGCAAGTGTGGCTACACCGAGTGGGAGTAA
- a CDS encoding ribbon-helix-helix domain-containing protein — protein sequence MKYANVSVKFPEELDRELEQFLEETGVYTNKSEFIKESVRRHLIELNNEPAIAALRVEQLLARAEQEPVSDDELHGRLDDLRQRVDEEEVADAVAAAREETADEYADHA from the coding sequence ATGAAGTACGCCAACGTCAGCGTCAAGTTTCCCGAAGAACTCGATCGGGAGCTCGAGCAGTTCCTCGAGGAGACGGGTGTCTACACGAACAAGAGCGAGTTCATCAAGGAGTCCGTCCGTCGCCACCTGATCGAACTAAACAACGAGCCGGCGATCGCGGCGCTCCGCGTCGAGCAGTTACTCGCTCGCGCCGAGCAGGAGCCGGTGAGTGACGACGAACTGCACGGCCGACTCGACGATCTTCGCCAGCGTGTCGACGAAGAGGAGGTCGCAGACGCGGTTGCAGCCGCTCGTGAAGAAACAGCCGACGAGTACGCCGATCACGCGTGA
- a CDS encoding ribbon-helix-helix domain-containing protein, with amino-acid sequence MERVTLRIPKQQIEEVEQLVETGEFPNRSEAIRSAVREMINEQQDARHESPGKRGWAKV; translated from the coding sequence ATGGAGCGTGTGACACTGCGGATTCCGAAACAGCAGATCGAGGAGGTCGAACAACTGGTCGAAACGGGCGAGTTCCCTAACCGGAGCGAAGCCATTCGATCGGCGGTTCGAGAAATGATTAACGAGCAGCAGGATGCTCGCCACGAAAGCCCGGGTAAACGCGGCTGGGCAAAGGTGTAA
- a CDS encoding bifunctional N(6)-L-threonylcarbamoyladenine synthase/serine/threonine protein kinase, whose product MNETRILGIEGTAWAASAALFDTESDTLHIESDAYEPDSGGIHPREAAEHMAEAIPQVIETVLEHAIETAPEDETVDNRAAIDAIAFARGPGLGPCLRIVATAARALAATLEVPLVGVNHMVAHLEIGRHESGFDDPICLNASGANAHLLAFRNGRYRVLGETMDTGVGNAIDKFTRHIGWSHPGGPKVEQAAKDGEYIDLPYVVKGMDFSFSGIMSAAKDAVDDGHAVEDVCFALQETIFAMLTEVSERALSLTGCDELVLGGGVGRNARLREMLETMCANRGAEFYAPEPRLLGDNAGMIAVLGAKMYDSGDTLSVENSRVDPNFRPDQVPVTWRSPRTLEEESVGIAATTDSTEYTTQGAEAHLTIEPTEGRVRKRRLEKAYRHPELDARLRRDRTTLEARLTSLARRHGVATPVVTDVDRKHATLEFEYVGDCDLRDALTPARVRSVGRSLATIHRAGFVHGDPTTRNVRVGDDRTYLIDFGLGYHTDHVEDYAMDLHIFDQSLVGTAADPEPLRDDLREGYRSVGDQRILERLREIETRGRYVE is encoded by the coding sequence GTGAACGAAACACGCATTCTCGGTATCGAGGGCACCGCCTGGGCGGCCAGTGCGGCGCTTTTCGATACCGAATCCGACACTCTCCACATCGAAAGCGACGCATACGAACCCGATAGCGGCGGCATTCACCCACGTGAAGCCGCCGAGCACATGGCCGAGGCAATCCCACAGGTGATCGAGACGGTGCTCGAGCACGCCATCGAGACGGCTCCCGAGGACGAAACCGTCGACAATCGGGCCGCCATCGACGCCATCGCGTTCGCCCGCGGCCCCGGGCTCGGCCCTTGTTTACGCATCGTCGCCACCGCAGCGCGCGCGCTGGCGGCAACCCTCGAGGTGCCCCTGGTCGGCGTCAATCACATGGTCGCCCATCTGGAGATCGGCCGCCACGAGTCCGGGTTCGACGATCCGATCTGTCTGAACGCCAGCGGTGCAAACGCGCATCTCCTGGCGTTTCGAAACGGCCGCTATCGCGTTCTAGGCGAGACGATGGACACCGGCGTCGGCAACGCTATCGACAAGTTTACGCGCCACATCGGCTGGTCCCACCCCGGCGGCCCCAAAGTCGAGCAAGCCGCGAAAGACGGCGAGTACATCGACCTCCCCTACGTCGTCAAGGGAATGGACTTCTCGTTTTCGGGCATCATGTCCGCCGCGAAAGACGCCGTCGACGACGGCCACGCGGTCGAGGACGTCTGTTTTGCCCTTCAGGAGACCATCTTCGCCATGCTGACCGAAGTTTCCGAACGCGCCCTCTCGCTGACCGGCTGTGACGAACTCGTCCTTGGTGGCGGGGTCGGCCGGAACGCCCGCTTGCGTGAGATGCTCGAGACTATGTGTGCTAACCGTGGAGCCGAGTTTTACGCCCCCGAACCCCGTCTGTTGGGTGACAACGCCGGGATGATCGCCGTTCTGGGTGCCAAAATGTACGATTCCGGGGACACGCTGTCGGTCGAAAACTCACGGGTCGACCCGAACTTCCGACCCGACCAGGTTCCGGTCACCTGGCGATCCCCACGGACACTCGAGGAGGAGTCGGTCGGTATCGCCGCAACGACGGATTCGACCGAGTACACTACACAGGGCGCCGAAGCACACCTCACCATCGAGCCGACCGAGGGGCGGGTTCGCAAACGACGCCTCGAGAAAGCCTATCGCCATCCCGAACTCGACGCACGACTCCGCCGTGACCGGACGACTCTCGAGGCCAGGCTGACGAGCCTCGCCCGTCGACACGGCGTGGCGACTCCCGTCGTTACCGACGTCGACAGGAAACATGCAACCCTCGAGTTCGAGTACGTCGGCGACTGTGACCTGCGGGACGCACTGACACCAGCCCGTGTGCGCTCGGTTGGCCGCTCGCTGGCAACGATTCACCGAGCCGGGTTCGTTCACGGTGATCCAACCACGCGCAACGTTCGCGTCGGCGACGACCGCACCTATCTGATCGACTTTGGCCTGGGCTATCACACCGACCACGTCGAAGACTACGCGATGGACCTCCACATCTTCGATCAGAGTCTCGTCGGCACCGCCGCCGACCCCGAACCACTCCGTGACGACCTCCGAGAGGGGTACCGATCGGTCGGCGATCAACGCATCCTCGAGCGACTGCGCGAGATCGAGACTCGAGGCCGGTACGTCGAGTGA